In the Bacillus sp. HSf4 genome, GTTAATCGGGACGTATATATTCAGATATACTCATTTTCTTTCAAAAGGGAGGGCTTTTTTAAATATGTTGGTGATCGTGATAAGGCTCGCTTTGCTGGCGCTTTTGATTTATGCCGTATACAGGATCGTTCAGTTTTTAGGAAGTCCGGACCGGAGATTGAAAACAGCACAGGCAAAAAAACATTTTTACTTTTTTGATGAACGAAAAAACACGCGCAAAAATTTCAGATTAACCTTTAAAGGCGTGCTTTTCGAAGGAGAAAAACACATTCCGTCCAAAGACCATCCGTTGTTTATTCACGCGGTTTTCGTCTGGACCGAAAGCCCTGAAGAAAAGCTCGGCGCATTTACAGCCGCGGATTTCAGCGAATTGGAAGAAAAGATTAAACAGCGCTTCCCCGACTGTAAAATCGATTGGGATTCGTCCATCCTAAAGTGGCGAAACAAACAGGCAGAGCAGCAATAGCTTCTCTGCCTGTTTAGTTAAAAGTATAAAAGCCCGTCAAAACAACGTGCGCAATCAGCAAAAGAGGAACCCCGATCTTGAAGGAAAGGTGTTTCGTCTTATGCCTGAACAGGAGCATGCCGCCCCAGACACCCAGGGAGCCGAAAACAGCCGCTGTCAGCCAGATCCGGCGTTCAGACACCCTCCATTTGTTTTTGACGGCTCTTTGCTTATCGCTTTTCATCAATAAAAAACCGTATCCGTTGATGAGGATTACGTATATCAGCAAAATCGTATTCATTTTTTGACTGCTCCTTCATGTTCTTAAGAAAGACGGGACATTCGCCGCGGAAACGCCCCCCTGAAAGCATAAGAAAAAGGCCGAAACCGGCCTTTTTCATTATTTATTCAGTTGCGCTTTAGCAGCATCAGCAAGCTGATTGAATGCAGTAAGATCGTTTACAGCAAGGTCAGCAAGCATTTTGCGGTTCACTTCAATGCCGGACAGTTTAAGACCGTGCATTAAACGGCTGTAAGAAAGACCGTTCATACGTGCTGCAGCATTGATACGAGTGATCCAAAGTTTGCGGAAATCGCGCTTTTTCTGACGACGGTCGCGGAAAGCGTAGTTTCCTGACTTCATAACCTGCTGGTTAGCTACTTTATATAATGTATGTTTTGAACCAAAATAACCTTTTGCTAATTTGAGAACCTTTTTACGACGTTTGCGTGTAACAGTTCCGCCTTTTACTCTTGGCATTTGATTTCCCTCCTAATTATACCTTTTCCGAAATTACTTAATGTTGGCAAGCTGCTGCTTGATGCGTTTGAAATCGCCGGCGCTGACGACTGCGCTTTTGCGAAGCTTGCGTTTTTGTTTTTGAGATTTATTTGCGAACAAGTGACTTGTATATGCATGAGAACGTTTCAGTTTCCCGGAACCTGTCTTTTTAAAACGTTTCGCAGATCCGCGGTGAGTTTTCATTTTTGGCATGGATGTTTCCTCCTTAATTACTTTTCAGTTTTAGGTGCGAGCACCAGGAACATGCTGCGGCCGTCCATTTTCGGCTTCGTTTCAACAGTCGCCACTTCCGCACAGGCTTCTGAAAAACGGTCAAGCACGCGCTGTCCGATTTCTTTATGCGTGATCGCACGGCCTTTGAAACGGATGGATGCTTTCACTTTGTCCCCTTTTTGCAGGAACTTGATGGCGTTGCGAAGCTTTGTATTGAAGTCGTGTTCTTCAATACCAGGGCTCAGCCGAACTTCTTTTAAGTTAATGATTTTTTGATTTTTGCGTGCTTCTTTTTCCTTCTTCTGCTGCTCGAATCTGTACTTTCCGTAGTCCATGATCCGGCATACAGGCGGTTTTGCATTCGCTGCAACCAACACAAGGTCAAGATTTGCGCGACCCGCAATTTCCAGTGCTTCCTGGCGGGATTTGATCCCAAGCTGATCGCCATTTTGTCCGATCAAACGGACTTCACGCGCACGGATACCCTCATTAACCAATTGATCTTTGCTAATAATGAGCCACCTCCATAGAATCTTTGAATTGATTTCACAACTCATTTTGACCGTTTCTTTGCATTTCCACAGGCAAACAAAAAGTGTGGGCATAAAACACCCACACTGCGAACATCTGCATAAAAAATAAGAAATGTACGTTTAACCTGCCAACTACAAGAATGTGTCAATCAGGTGAGAAGCGGGTGCTTCTGCTTGTTGATATATATTCAATTCATTATCCATCTTACATAAACAAATCCTGCAAGTCAAGATATAAAATTTATCACAACATTTGCTATTATAACAGGCCGGTTTTGAAATAGCAACGGTGATTTTCATATTTTTCATTCTAACCGGCGATCTGGACGAACAGCGGAATCGCAAATCCGATTGTCGCCGGCTTTAAAAAGACTTCATGATGTCCCCTTCGCTTTTGTCATCCTCATATGTAAAACCGCCTGCTCTCGGAAAGGCGATCCCGGGAATCACAGCGACGAACAAAGGTGTAACCAGAAAAGCCCGTTCGTTTTTTTCTGCTCACTTCTTTTGGCTTGCCGGCTTCATTGTATTCAAAACGATTTTACCGGCACTTGCAGGATATCGGGGCCTGCTGCAGAAAAGAGGCGCTGAAATACAAAATAGCGGAAAGTGAGATCTTTTCGCACGGCAATCAATTCCAATATGTGCTAATTAGCCAATATCAATCGTATAGTGATTAATGTGAACCACATGATGAATAAAGGAGTGGCAGTCAATGAATGATGGAAGACAGCATTTTATTCCTGCTGCGGCATTCAGCTCATCCGTCAAGCGCGGTTTGCTGCCGGAAGACGCTTCTCTTGCCGCCGAAGCGCCGAGATTTGCGGATCATCCGTTTAAGCTCGGCGTTGCCTCAGGGGACCCGCACCCGGACGGATTTGTGTTATGGACGAGGCTTGCGCCTGATCCGCTCGCTGAAGACGGCTTAGGAGGGATGCCGAGCCGGAATGTCCCGGTTCGCTGGGAGGTAGCTGAAGACGAACACTTTCACCGGATCGTCAAACGAGGAACAGCAGCCGCACTCCCTGAGCTTGCCCACTCAGTTCATGTTGAAGTACACGGTTTAAAACCGGGTCGATATTACTGGTACAGATTTAAAGCAGGCCCCGAGATCAGCCGCACAGGCAGGACAAAAACAGCGCCTTCCCCATTTGAAAATCTCAAAGGCATGTCGTTTTCTCTTGCCTCATGCCAGGCATGGTATCACGGATATTTCACCGCCTATCGGCATATGGCAAAAGACCATCCGGACGTTGTCTTTTTCCTGGGCGACTATATTTACGAATATCCCATCAATGCCAAGAACCTTTACCGGGATGTCGAACTGTCGAGCGCACACAACGCCAAAACGGTCACATTAAGCCAATACCGGCTGCGGTATTCCCTCTTCAAAACAGATCCCGACCTTCAGATGATCCATGCGTTGGCGCCTTGGATCGTCACGCCGGATGACCATGAAGTGGAAAATAATTATGCCGGCCCACATTCGCAATACAATACATCACCCGAAGCGTTTCTCCGTCAGCGCGCTTCTGCCTACCAAGCATTTTATGAAAACATTCCGATCCGCGCCGCCTCGATTCCGAACGGTCCTGATATGCTGTTGTACCGGCGGTTCTGCTACGGAAATCTGGCGGAATTTAATGTCCTCGACACTCGGCAGCACCGCGACAACTATCCGGCAAATGAAGAGGAGCGGCTTGATCCAAAAAGGTCGATCCTTGGAAGCGCCCAAGAGCGGTGGCTTTTTGACGGTCTCAGCAAGTCAGATGCGATCTGGAACCTGCTGGCACAGCAAGTCGTCGTCGCGCAAATCGATCGCGACACAGGGCCCGGGGTCGAATACAGTACCGATCAGTGGGACGGATTTCCCGCCTGCCGCGACAGGCTTTTCTCCGCATACAAAGCGTACGGCATCAAAAACCCGGTCGTATTGACGGGAGATATTCACAGACATGCAGCTGCAGACTTAAAAGCCGACTTCAATGATATTCAATCTGAGACGATCGGTACTGAATTGATCACAACATCGATCGCTTCTGACGCCGACGGGTCGGAGACGGATTCTCTGGCGCCGATCTGGCTCGGAAATCCCCATGTCAAATTGTACAATGCCCAGCGGGGGTATGTCCGCTGCACGATGACCCGGTCACACATACAAGCCGACTTTCAGGTTCTTCCTTATATCACCCGGCCAGGCGCTTCAGCCTCAACATATGCCAGCTTTGTCATTGAAGCGGGCCGGCCTGGACTGGAACGAGTACTGTAATACCGTCTGCTTCATAGCAAATGAAGCAGTTTTCAGCTCTTTTGCATAGGTGCGCTGACCGAACCATTGAACCTTCTTTCACGAAGAGATTATGTCTCGAATGAAGGCGGTCACCAAAAAACCTTGGACTCTCTATTTGCTCCAGAGCGGCCAATGTATGATGGACGGCAGCTCTCTCATTCAGCCTCTGGCGGAAAAAAGGGGGACGTCTGAGCAGCGATTGACAGCACCCGATAGGTCTGCACAGCCTTTGCCTGCTCTTCTTTCCGAATAAAAGATTGGATGAGCGACAGAAAGATAGGCTCATTCCATTTGATCACCATCGGCAAACCGAGGCGTCCCCTTGCTTTCCTTTGATACTGCGTTACATCACAATCCTAAAATCACCGCTTTCACATCCTATTTATCTATTGTAAAATAAATGAGAGAATTCTATAAACTAAAGGCAGAGGAGAAGATCATGAAAGCCGTATTTTTTGATTTAGACGATACATTGCTCTGGGATGAAAAAAGCGTCAGTACTGCATTTTCCAAAACATGTCATAAAGCCGAAGAAAAATACGGAATCAATGCGGCTGAATTTGAAGCAGCCGTCCGCCAGGCTGCGCGCGATCTTTACACGTCTTATGAAACATATCCTTACACGGTGATGATCGGCATCAACCCGTTCGAAGGACTGTGGTCGAACTTCAGCGAACCGATCAGCGAAGGGTTTCAAAAGCTCAACAAAATCGTTCCTGAATACAGAAAGAACGCCTGGACAAACGGATTAAAGGTGTTTGGCATCGACAATCCCGCCTTCGGGGAAGAACTCGGCGAATATTTTGCGGCAGTTCGCCGAAAAAGCCCTTTTGTGTATGAAGAAACATTTGCCGTTTTGGATGAGCTGAAAGGAAACGTTGAGCTTCTGTTACTGACAAACGGCGATCCGAGCCTGCAAAAAGAAAAATTGGCTGGTGTACCGGAACTTGCTCCTTATTTTAATGAAATCGTCATTTCCGGTGATTTCGGCAAAGGAAAGCCGGACCCGAGCATTTTCGAACACTGCCTCGGTCTTCTCGGCATTACAAAGGATGAAACAGTGATGGTCGGAGATAACTTGAACACCGATATTCTCGGCGCTTCAAGAGCGGGAATTCAAACCGTCTGGGTCAACCGCAAAGGCAAAGTCAATGAAACCGATGTGAAGCCGGATTATGAAATCAGTGATTTACATGAACTGTTTGACATCCTCGCCGAAAAACAGCAGTCAAGATAAACGAAAAAAGCATGACTCCGAATGGAATCATGCTTTTTTTCATGTGTTATTTTTTCGCTTCAGCGACGGCTTTTTTCACGAAATCCTCAAGTGAAACCGTTTCTGATTTTTGCTCACCGTATTTGCGGACATTGACCGCTTCATTTTCGACTTCCTGATCCCCCACGACAAGCATGTAAGGGATCTTTTGCATCTGCGCCTCACGGATTTTGTAGCCGATTTTTTCGTCACGGCTGTCGACTTCAACGCGCAAACCTTCACGCTGCAGGCGTTCCTGCACTTTTTTTGCATAGTCGAGGTGTGCGGATGGCGACACAGGGATGACCTGGAACTGCACCGGAGCAAGCCATGTCGGCAGCGCTCCTTTATGCTCTTCAATCAAGAAGGCGACAAAGCGTTCCATTGTCGATACGACACCTCTGTGAATGACGACCGGACGGTGCGGTTTTCCGTCTTCTCCGACATATGTCAGATCGAATTTTTCAGGTAGCAGGAAGTCAAGCTGAACAGTTGACAGTGTTTCTTCTTTGCCGATTGCTGTTTTGACCTGCACATCAAGCTTCGGTCCGTAGAACGCCGCCTCGCCTTCAGCTTCGTAATAATCATGGCCGATCTCGTCCATCGCTTCCTTCAGCATCGATTGTGCTTTGTTCCACATTTCATCGTCATCATAGTACTTCTCCGTATCCTCCGGATCGCGGTAAGACAGGCGGAATGAATACTGTTCAAGACCGAAGTCTTCATACACTTCCTGAATCAGGCGGACCGTGCGGATGAATTCGTCTTTGATTTGATCAGGGCGGACGAAAATGTGGGCATCATTCAACGTCATCCCGCGGACGCGTTGCAGACCTGAAAGAGCGCCTGACATTTCATAGCGGTGCATCGTCCCGAGCTCTGCGATCCGAATCGGCAGCTCACGGTAGCTGTGAATGTCATTTTTATAAATCATCATATGGTGCGGACAGTTCATCGGACGAAGCGTCAATGTTTCATTGTCCATTTCAATCGGCGGGAACATTGTGTCCTGGTAATGATCCCAATGTCCTGATGTTTCGTAAAGCTCTTTGCTGCCAAGCACAGGCGTATAGACATGCTCATAACCGAGAGCGAGCTCTTTATCCACAATATAGCGCTCGATGACGCGTCTGATGGTCGCGCCCTTCGGCAGCCAAAGCGGCAGCCCTTGTCCGACCTTTTGTGAAATCGCAAACAGCTTCAATTCTTTGCCCAGTTTTCTATGGTCGCGCTCTTTCGCTTCTTCCAACAGCCGGAGATGCTCTTCAAGCTCGGCTTTTTTGAAGAAAGCCGTCCCATAGATGCGCTGCAGCATCTTGTTGTTGCTGTCCCCGCGCCAGTATGCTCCCGCAAGGCTCAGCAGCTTAAATTCCTTGATTTTTCCAGTCGAAGGAACATGAACACCGCGACACAGATCGAAGAATTCGCCCTGCTCATAGATCGATACCGTCTCGCCTTCCGGAATCGCGTCAAGCAGTTCCAGTTTCAAGTCATCGCCGATTGCGGCAAACCGCTCTTTCACTTCTTCGCGGCTGACTTCTTTTCTTTCGATCGGCAGATTTTCGCCGACGATTTTTTTCATTTCCTTTTCAATCTTTGGAAGGTCTTCCGGAGTCAGCGCTTCCTCCAGATCGACGTCATAATAGAAGCCGTTTTCGATCACCGGACCGACGCCAAGCTTGACGTTTTTATACAGTCGCTTGATCGCCTGAGCCATTAAATGCGCGGTGCTGTGGCGCATGATGTCAAGCGCTTCTTCGCTGCCTTCCGTAATGATTTCGATGGCGCCATCCTCAAGGATCGGTGCGCGCAGATCGATTTCTTTGTCGTTTAATTTTCCGGCAATCGCTTTTTTCTTTAAGCCGGGACTGATTGATGCCGCGATATCTTCTGTCGTCGTCGCTTTGGGAAACTCCTTAACCGCTCCGTCAGGAAATTTGATTTTTACCATATCTGACATCCTAGTCACTCCTTTTTTTTACAAAATAAAAAATCCCCGTCTCCCTGTGAAAGGGACGAGGATTTGATAAACGGAATTCGTGGTTCCACCCTTTTTCCCGAAAAGCGCAAAAAACCCTTGGGCGCTTTCGGCTTTAGGTTCTGTAACGGGAAGTCCCGTCAGCCATTACTTGACATTTCGTCTTTCACAACTGATGTTCAAAGGCGGTAAAAAAATGATCCTTGGTTTAAGAGACTTGCAGCCTTGGTCTCCCTCTCTGTCAAACCGGTGTTCATCTTTTCATGTCCTTATCAACACATAGATCTTTAAGTTTATACCGTATTATAAATCGTTTTTCATGCAAAATCAAGAATGCTCTTCAAAAATGTTCTCCTCAGGATGAAAGGAATCAAGTGATAAAATCCGCACCCGCTCCTGGAAAATATTTTGAATCGTCTGCACCATAGCATGCTCTCGATTCTCTGTATAAAGGTCGATTTTCCTCGGAGCTATCGATACGAGCGGCGCCAGCAGGCGGGAATCAATATACATCGGGTGTTCTCTTATGAATCGTCTGTCTATGTATTTTTTTTGTTCCCGTTCTGAAACAAATTTTAGCTCCCACAATACAAAATAATCATCATGGACAATATGAACTCGCTCAATCATCGGCTCCTTCGCCATGACATACTCTCTCAGCGACTGAATAAACGTCTGGTATTCCTGTTCCATTTTATATTCATCGATCGCCGCTTCGACATAGCCTCTCAGGCGCTCATAATATTTGCCGAGCCGAAACGTCATAAAGGAGCGGATCGACAAGACGTTTTCTTCAAGACAGATCGTTTTGAGCTCCTGGATGATGTAATGCTCACGAGGGGTATCGTCCTGATTGAGAGGCAGCCCCTCCAGTTCACCCTCCATAATGCTGTGGGCCAATTGAAGAATTTGCTGCTGCTCATCCCGATCCAAAAAGTAATAATCACCTTCAATGACCGAAAGCATATATTCATCTTCCTTGCATTCTGTAAAAAACCTCGTCAAAATCGGCTGAATAAAAGCCTGGATACTGACAGAGGAATGGGTTTTTTCAATTCCGATCTTTCCTGGCGCTTTGTGAACCTTGATATGCCGGCTTTGATCCGCATTGCGAAGCAGATGCAAAAACGCGGCTGTATCATAATCATCTTCAAATGTAATTTCGAGCATGTTTGTCCCCCCTAACAACATCTGATACATGTATATGGGCGGGACAAAAAAAATAGACTTAAAAAAAGGACTCCGTGTTCAATCAAACAGCTCCTGCACCTTTTTTCTGAACAACAAGGGAACGGTAATGAACAAAAGGTAGATGGCGGCGATGATCACAATCGCGGCGATGTCTCCGGACAAGAGGCTTGACCCGAGTGCATTTAAAATAACCGTACCAGGAATGATCCCCGCGGCAGTGGCCGCCAAAAAAGCGAGAGGCTTGACTTTCGAGACGCCGGCCGCATAGCTGACCGCATCAAAATGAATCGGTGCGAGCCGCAAGAGGAGGATGCAGAAAAAACCGTTCTTTTGCAAAAGAGCCCGAAAACTTTCAAGTTTCAGAGGCGCTTTTTTCATACCGCCGCCAAGCCTGTAAGCGAGGGCGAATGATAAAAAAGCCCCGCCGGCGGCTCCAATAAACGAATATAAAGATCCGAACAGCGGACCGAATGCCAAACCGCCGCCGACGGCAAAAACCGAGGCGGGAAGCAGCAAAAACGGCCGGATCATTAATAAACCGATGTAGATCAGCGGGGCAAAAACGCCGAAGGATAAGACGGCTTCCCTGATATGGCGCGGGCTGAGATTCAAATACTTTGTATTAAACCATATTCCGGCGGCAAGAAGCGCGGTGATCACCGCCCATTTGCCCAAGCCTTTTTTTTGCATGCTCTTCATCTCCCTGTCGTCACTAACGGCGGTTTTTCCCATTCAGCCGGACGGGTGTAGCCAAATACCGCACCCTTTCCATCAGCCTTGCCGCCTTCACGTCCTCTTTTTCTCCCCTTTGGGAATATGTGAAATGATGCTTCAGCTCGTCCGGGTCAAAATTTGATGAAAAGAACGTCGGCAGCTGCCGGCTCATTCTGTGCTGAAGGATCGTGCCGAACACTTCATCCCTGACCCAGCTGGACATCGATTCTGCTCCGATGTCATCGAGCATGAGAACCGGCGTCGATTTGACCATATCGAGTTTTTCCTCCAATGACTGATCGTGAATTGCGTTTTTCAGCTCCCTGACAAATTCGGGAACATAGACAAGGATGGACGGGTGATCCTTTGCCGCAAGTTCATTGGCGATGGCCGCCAGCATAAAGGTTTTTCCAACGCCGAACTGCCCGTGGACATAAATTCCTTTTCCTTTTCCTGTCTCGTTGTAGTCATGAAAGAATTCAGTCGCCAGCTGAATCACCTTCAACCGGCTCGGGTCGTCACCGTCAATGTCGGCAAATGTGGCATCCAGAAGATCCTCCTGAATATAGATGCTTTTGATGAGCGACCGCTGTCTCTCCCTTTCATCAGCTTTTCGTTTTTCCGGACAGGTGTCATACTGGACATCGATCGTTTTCCCGTTCAGCACAAGCTTCGGATGGTATCCCTGGATCAGGTTTTTGCATTCCATTAAACTTGGGCAGTCCCCGCAGGCTTTGCTTTGCTGTGTATACTCGTAAAGCTTGTTTAAGCTTCTCTCGATCATACGATCATCCACTACAGCCTGATGCTGGTCGATAAATTGCCGAACATCTTTGTCAGAGAGAACCTTTTCTTTCATATCTTCCAGGCGTTTCTTAAAGTCAGGCCTTTTCGTCACACCTTCGAGTGCGCGTTTAATCGGCTCCATATTCGTTCACCTCACATGTTAAAGGGCGGAATGTTTCCTCAGTTTCTTCACTTCTTCAAGCAGCTTCTGCTTCTCCAGTTCAAAATCTTCCATGCTTGCCGCAGTCTGCATTGTTGGCTCAGACAAATCCTCAGCTTTGCTTTCCTTGAGCCAATCCGGCAGTTTTTCCTCTCTGATGACTTTTTTGTTCCGTGAGGTCTGCTTTTTCTTGCCTTCCGCCCACTCAAGATATTGGCGGTTTTCTGCTTTGGCGAGCTGCATGGCTTCCCTTACCGTCCGCACTTTTTTTCTGGCCCAGTGGGAAGCGATTTTTTGAATGTAGTTTTTAGAAAGCTTCATATCGGTTTTCAGCATCGCATAGTAGATCAAAACATTGATGACGCCAGGCTCCAGTTTTTGGTCAAGCATGATTTCCTCTATGATTTTCAAATCGGCTTTCGACGGCTCAGCGCCTCCCCCGATATCCTGAAGCAGCTTCCTTGGCGATACTTGTTCAAGCAGAGAGATTAAGTGATCTTCCTTCGAATTGTTGGACGGCTGTTCATTTGGATGTTCACGGAGCTTGAGAGGCTGCACTTTGTCAACAAGTTCAGGAAGCAAACCGTTTCTTTCGATTTGATACCAGTCGCTCGCCGCTTTTCTGAGCGCTTCCGATGTAATGGTATCATGCTCATCTACGGCTGACATGACAACGTTCTGCATATCGAGCGGGTCGATTCCGTATAGAAAGGCCAGTTTTTTTATCGTTTCCTTTACCTGATCTGTCAGCGCTTTTCTCGGTATAAGCGTTTCCGATAAACCGGCCAGAAACAATTGAAAATCGAATTCATCTTCAGTGACTGTGACAGACCGGCCTGTTCCCTCTTTCATGAATTCCTGTTCATCGCCAAGCTTCATCGCCTCGGCCATATCTTCTGACATCTTCCACTCATTCGGCTGAACGGATGCAAAAACTTCGTTGAACGAACGGGTAATGTCACGGGCATCTTCAGGGACTGATGCATGTACGAAATATTCTTTCAGCTGCTGATACCTCGTCTTTCCGACGCGGTTGTATAGGAACACATTCAGCATTCCGTCCTGGAAAAACTCATCCGGCCTTAAAGGCGGGATCAATTCATATATAAATAAACGTTCCTCATCTGTTTCTTTCATATATGTCTTTAACAGTCCGATTCCTTCAAGCTTTTCCTTTTCGGCGTGAATCATCTTCAGATTGGCCTGCATCGCTCCCATCAGCTGTCTGTGGGTCGAGCTTTTTCCCCATACCCTGTTTTGTTCCAGCTCTCCCCAAAGCGTAAAAAACAAGCTGAGTGAAAAGGAGCCGATTAAAGGCTGATACAATAGCGTGATAATTTGCCGGTCTAAATCCTGAAGCATGCCATAGCTTTTGACCATGTAAGGATCGACAGGAAGCAAATCTTTCCAATAATTACTCATATTTTATGTCAACCTTCCACTTTGTTTCTTGTCCTCATTTTACACCTTTTCCCGATGTTTTTGTCATGAGAAAAGAGCTGGATATATTTACAGCTCTTTACCGTTCTTTCTTTATTAAATCTTTCAGCTCGTCGATAAATACGTTGATATCTTTAAACTGACGATATACTGAAGCAAAGCGGACATATGCGACCTCATCGATTTTCGCCAAACGATCCATCACCATTTCTCCGATCATTTCGCTTTTCACTTCAGAGACGCCTTGATTTCTAAGCTCTTTTTCAATTGCAAAACAAATATCTTCAAGCTCTTTTAAAGCGACAGGCCTTTTTTCACAGGCTTTGATCAGGCCGCGGAGCATTTTCTCCCGGCTGAATTCTTCGCGTATTCCTTCTTTTTTGACGACGATCAGCGGAATTTCTTCCACTTTTTCAAATGTCGTAAACCGATAATTGCATGATTCGCATTCGCGCCTTCTGCGAATGGATCTGCCTTCGTCAACCGGGCGGGAGTCCAAAACCCTCGTCCCATTATGCTGACATGCTGGACATTTCATTTTTTCAGCTCCCTATTCAGTTGTTTGGTTTTGCCTTGGTCAGCTTTCGGTCCAGTTCCTTATAAAACGTTGAAACCATGCCGCGGCTTGAGCCAAAATCGGTCGGCAAAAACGTTTCCGTCGATACATTAAAATCGACCGCTGTTTCAAATGGACGGACGGAAACGACTGTCGCGACCACAAAAGACTTTCTCGGTTTTTTGGCTTCCGCGTTTACTTCTCCTCTTTCCTCCGACACCGAGATCACGGTGCAGCCGTCAAGCCCTTCCAGCGTGTCTAAAACAGCTTCGAGCGCCTGTTTTGCCGTCGCTTTGTAATAGCGGCTTTTCAGCTCGTCGACGGGATGGCGGTCAGATGTCTCGGCATGGGTTGAAAAAAATCCCTGAATTTTTTGCAGAACACTCATTTCCTTTGTCCCCTTTGCCTTTCTTCTCTATATTTTATTAAAAAAACAGTCCATTTCCAAGGGAAAATCAAACAGCCTGAAAATGCAGGAAAAAATCATGAAGGGAAAGAAAAAGGAGCGGATGTTCAAGCGATATCCGCTTTTTCATCCAGCTCCCTTTAAAGTGCCTGTGCTTTGGCTTTAGCCTGTTTGATTTGAACAGGCCCCATGCCTCTCGGTATTTCAATGTTCTCTCTTGTTTCCGCTTTTAACTCTTCTGCGATATAATCCGCAGCTACGTTCGGATCTAGATCTCCGCAAGTATAAACATCAATGCTGGCATACCCGTGTTCAGGAAAACTGTGAATGGTCAGGTGAGATTCGGAAATGATCACGACCCCGCTTACACCTTGCGGAGCAAACTTATGAAAAGCAACCTCACGGACCTCAGCACCTGATTTGAGTGCCGCATTTACAAACGTTTTCTCAATAAAATCCATGTCATTCAGCTTATCAAAATCGCATCCCCACAGCTCGGAGATGACGTGACGCCCCATTGTTTCCATAGCATGGACCCCCCTTAACAAGAATTAAAAAAGTGAATTTCCAAGCAACTGAACCGGTCAATTACCACGGGGGAAAGTTAGTCCGGAGAGGTCCTAACCCTTTAAGTAATGCCGAAGCGCTCACGAACTAGAAGTTCACGAAAAATAGTATACTTTGTTTGAATATTTTTTGCAAGGCGGTTTTATCAATTGGTGGTTAAGGGGTTTTTTTTATCCGTCCATGCTTTTATTTTATACAGCTGATGGATGTTTCATTCTTGAAGCGACAAATCTGACAAGGTCAACGACCCTGCAGGAGTATCCCCATTCATTGTCATACCATGCAAGCACTTTCATTTTTCTGTTTTCAAGAACCATTGTTGAAAGGCTGTCAATGACGGCGGAATATGGATTTGTGTTAAAATCCGCTGACACGAGAGGTTCATCGCATACATCAATGATGCCGGACATGGAGCCTGCCGCAGCCGTGCGGAACGCTTCATTGATATCCTCTGCCGATACAT is a window encoding:
- the nrdR gene encoding transcriptional regulator NrdR; the encoded protein is MKCPACQHNGTRVLDSRPVDEGRSIRRRRECESCNYRFTTFEKVEEIPLIVVKKEGIREEFSREKMLRGLIKACEKRPVALKELEDICFAIEKELRNQGVSEVKSEMIGEMVMDRLAKIDEVAYVRFASVYRQFKDINVFIDELKDLIKKER
- the speD gene encoding adenosylmethionine decarboxylase is translated as METMGRHVISELWGCDFDKLNDMDFIEKTFVNAALKSGAEVREVAFHKFAPQGVSGVVIISESHLTIHSFPEHGYASIDVYTCGDLDPNVAADYIAEELKAETRENIEIPRGMGPVQIKQAKAKAQAL